From one Thalassospira lucentensis genomic stretch:
- a CDS encoding SDR family oxidoreductase — protein MTASYHDIDGKSVLVTGGASGIGASIVRAFCVQGARVGFFDIDDDAAAKLCAEIERDLDVRPHYMSLDLRDQARIPKAVTEMASKIGVIDVLVNNAARDDRHSPEETGPDEWRDKLDVNLSHQFFCSRAVAKGMAEKGRGSIINFSSVSYLMGLPDLVGYETAKAGVVGMTRALARDWGADGIRVNTVIPGCIITQRQLDLWISPEDEERIQSEQCIKRRLVGDDVAQMVLFLASDVSSACSSQSFIVDGGLV, from the coding sequence ATGACAGCGAGTTATCACGACATAGACGGCAAATCGGTTCTTGTAACCGGTGGCGCATCGGGCATCGGGGCGTCTATCGTCCGGGCTTTTTGTGTGCAGGGGGCGCGGGTCGGTTTTTTTGATATCGATGATGATGCTGCGGCAAAACTGTGTGCCGAAATCGAACGCGATCTGGATGTGCGTCCGCATTACATGTCACTTGATCTGCGCGATCAGGCCCGGATTCCCAAGGCCGTTACCGAAATGGCATCGAAAATCGGCGTGATTGATGTTCTGGTCAATAATGCCGCGCGTGATGATCGCCACAGCCCCGAAGAAACCGGGCCGGATGAATGGCGTGACAAGCTTGATGTCAATCTGTCACACCAGTTTTTCTGTTCGCGTGCCGTGGCAAAGGGCATGGCTGAGAAGGGCCGGGGCAGCATCATTAATTTCAGTTCGGTAAGTTATTTGATGGGGCTGCCCGATCTGGTCGGTTATGAAACGGCCAAAGCCGGTGTGGTTGGCATGACGCGCGCACTGGCGCGTGATTGGGGTGCGGATGGTATCCGGGTCAATACGGTCATTCCGGGCTGTATCATTACCCAGCGACAGCTTGACCTTTGGATCAGCCCGGAAGATGAAGAGCGCATTCAGTCCGAACAATGCATCAAGCGTCGACTTGTCGGGGATGATGTTGCGCAGATGGTGCTTTTCCTCGCATCTGACGTGTCATCGGCATGTTCGTCACAAAGCTTTATCGTCGACGGCGGACTTGTCTGA
- a CDS encoding efflux transporter outer membrane subunit, giving the protein MITRILKTGTILSMIALAGCSSLTETRYSRPDIAAENSWNGSATTSDNSRASDIAATQDWWQNFGDDQLDALIARALERNNDLAAATIKVRKAQLTAGLAEDDLYPDFSGGADASVSRDLDEDNGSTRSFGTNAGISYELDLWGKLGHDYDAARWEALATLEDRESTALSLIGTTATLYWQAVYYQQRLDIAQASIDYAQQTLDLVDVQYASGSTSSLELFEARQNLESQLADYTQIEQSLTETKNALSILFDRPPGDIAIPRATLPSDALPDVAAGLPSELLSRRPDVRAAELRLKESVSDLNSVKTSLLPTLTLTGDLGTSSDQLRNLLQNPIGTLGASLALPFLNWNEGQLNIKVSEAEYEQAVAEFRQTAYEAMSDVENALSARTQYDRRAARLEAALDAARNAERIYETRFRSGAVAMQDWLDAQETRRTAEESVLANQLDRITNLITLYQALGGDATPANAQTSPAPDTSAA; this is encoded by the coding sequence ATGATCACACGGATTTTAAAAACCGGGACCATCCTGTCGATGATTGCACTCGCAGGATGCAGCAGCCTGACCGAAACCCGATATTCCCGTCCGGATATTGCGGCGGAAAACAGCTGGAACGGATCTGCCACCACATCGGACAACAGCCGCGCATCCGACATCGCCGCCACGCAAGACTGGTGGCAAAATTTCGGCGATGACCAGCTTGACGCACTTATCGCCCGAGCACTTGAACGCAATAACGATCTCGCTGCCGCCACCATCAAGGTTCGCAAGGCACAACTGACTGCGGGCCTCGCCGAAGATGACCTGTATCCAGATTTTTCCGGTGGTGCGGATGCGTCGGTTTCGCGCGATCTGGACGAGGATAACGGCAGCACGCGAAGCTTTGGCACCAATGCCGGAATCAGTTACGAACTCGATCTTTGGGGCAAGCTTGGCCATGATTACGACGCCGCCCGCTGGGAAGCACTGGCGACCCTTGAAGATCGTGAAAGCACGGCATTATCGCTGATCGGCACCACCGCCACCCTTTATTGGCAGGCTGTCTATTATCAGCAGCGACTAGATATTGCACAGGCCAGCATCGATTATGCTCAGCAAACCCTTGATCTGGTGGATGTTCAGTATGCGTCCGGTTCGACATCATCGCTGGAACTGTTCGAAGCCCGCCAGAACCTTGAAAGCCAGTTGGCCGATTATACCCAGATCGAACAAAGTCTGACTGAAACCAAAAACGCCCTATCGATCCTGTTTGACCGCCCACCGGGCGATATTGCAATCCCGCGCGCAACATTGCCATCAGATGCCCTGCCCGATGTGGCCGCTGGATTACCATCCGAATTGCTGTCGCGCCGGCCCGATGTTCGGGCGGCGGAATTGCGCCTGAAGGAAAGCGTTTCGGATTTGAATTCGGTCAAAACCAGCTTGCTGCCAACCCTGACCCTGACAGGCGATCTGGGCACCAGCAGCGATCAGTTGCGCAACCTTTTGCAAAATCCAATCGGCACGCTGGGCGCAAGCCTTGCCCTGCCGTTCCTGAACTGGAACGAGGGGCAGCTCAACATCAAGGTATCCGAGGCCGAATATGAACAAGCCGTCGCCGAATTCCGTCAGACAGCCTACGAAGCTATGAGCGACGTTGAAAACGCTCTTTCGGCCCGCACACAGTATGATCGTCGTGCCGCCCGGCTTGAAGCCGCGCTTGACGCCGCACGCAATGCCGAACGGATTTATGAAACCCGTTTCCGATCAGGGGCAGTCGCCATGCAGGATTGGCTGGACGCACAGGAAACCAGACGCACGGCCGAAGAATCCGTTCTGGCCAACCAGCTTGATCGCATTACCAATCTGATCACGCTCTATCAGGCACTGGGCGGCGACGCCACCCCGGCCAATGCCCAAACCAGCCCGGCACCGGATACCTCAGCCGCCTGA
- a CDS encoding dihydroxy-acid dehydratase, translating to MPQSRSIPNAITIDEKANPYRDCIQGLANQPITVVRLLRDAVNENPVVASDRKFAVPEIRDVVGRLVENRPRIAIIGGAPDHPAHLLDRPQALMAAIRIWEMGGVPFLFHVPVICDGTAQNNIGQSYSLASRNHTAAAVNITFEGHSYHAAYVIAGCDKSPAAVVAGLAAADQARKYRGDQAPVWAVFAPSHVLKGGEIPDGTRRLLDKIADDADRAGHDDLGGDIRENMRYILQCTSDEAFAGLLDRARLLGIIDGKMERRVLDELAGATCDSKGGICAFNGTGNSSRTMLAAFGLTPPELELLTDVPPYAAVAAGIDALFGVFNKAEYAISNLLKRNFANFVRIHNATGSSSNMLLHLPFMMRYAGFDVTIDDYQDVRLKTPVPEIFAHSLTENRDTFVLAQQMAEGKNRGMESIYRVLADLGVAMDLDAPTVLGKTWGERIADLEKPVDLSLGDKSVIRATPVRKRSGVDVLTGSFFENCAVKTSGMSDHLIEHFDNHVFIVRYYENEHVCNADFASPDLVTRLIETDGVDEDLIAAVVRRNGGNRVDMDAPKDMLAQGHLSFAFVIGGQGPEAYGMPEMFSPSQNLRHHRILEASSMLITDGRYSGVTKGACIGHMVPEAFSGGGIGHLRDGDVLRLDLTKNMLDWLDRDAFLAGTETAGSPIDLADRAPLFAERQKRMVARQYDIAASNVMDHVSNAARGIVPGVVDRRAVNPWRN from the coding sequence ATGCCCCAATCCCGATCCATCCCCAATGCCATCACCATTGATGAAAAAGCCAATCCCTATCGCGACTGTATTCAGGGGTTGGCCAATCAGCCGATTACGGTTGTCCGTCTTTTGCGTGATGCGGTGAATGAAAACCCGGTTGTTGCCAGCGATCGGAAATTTGCGGTGCCCGAAATCCGCGATGTTGTCGGGCGGCTGGTGGAAAACCGGCCACGCATTGCGATTATCGGCGGCGCACCGGATCATCCTGCGCATTTGCTGGATCGGCCACAGGCCTTGATGGCGGCTATTCGTATCTGGGAAATGGGCGGGGTGCCGTTCCTGTTTCATGTACCGGTAATCTGCGATGGCACGGCGCAAAACAATATCGGCCAAAGTTATTCGCTTGCGTCACGCAACCATACGGCGGCCGCCGTGAACATTACCTTTGAAGGTCACAGTTATCATGCGGCCTATGTGATTGCCGGGTGCGACAAATCACCCGCCGCCGTTGTGGCCGGTTTGGCGGCGGCCGATCAGGCGCGGAAATATCGCGGCGATCAGGCCCCGGTTTGGGCGGTATTTGCCCCGTCCCACGTGCTGAAGGGCGGGGAAATTCCCGACGGCACCCGTCGGTTGCTTGATAAAATTGCTGATGACGCGGATCGTGCCGGGCATGATGACCTCGGCGGCGATATTCGTGAAAACATGCGCTATATCCTGCAATGCACATCGGATGAAGCCTTTGCCGGGTTGCTGGACCGGGCGCGGTTGCTGGGCATTATCGATGGCAAGATGGAACGCCGGGTTCTTGATGAGCTTGCCGGGGCGACCTGTGATTCCAAGGGGGGAATTTGCGCCTTTAACGGTACGGGCAATTCATCGCGGACGATGCTGGCAGCCTTTGGCCTGACGCCGCCGGAACTGGAGTTGCTGACCGATGTGCCGCCCTATGCGGCAGTGGCGGCCGGGATTGATGCGCTGTTTGGTGTCTTTAACAAAGCCGAATATGCGATCAGCAATCTGTTGAAACGCAACTTTGCCAATTTCGTCCGCATTCATAATGCCACGGGTTCAAGCAGCAACATGCTGCTGCATTTGCCCTTCATGATGCGCTATGCCGGGTTTGATGTGACGATTGATGATTATCAGGATGTGCGTCTTAAAACGCCGGTGCCGGAAATCTTCGCCCATAGTCTGACCGAAAACCGCGATACCTTTGTTCTGGCGCAGCAAATGGCCGAAGGCAAAAACCGCGGCATGGAAAGCATTTATCGGGTGCTTGCCGATCTAGGTGTGGCGATGGATTTGGATGCGCCAACCGTGCTTGGCAAAACATGGGGCGAACGGATTGCCGATCTTGAAAAACCCGTTGATCTGTCGCTGGGCGATAAGTCGGTTATTCGGGCAACACCGGTGCGCAAGCGGTCCGGTGTTGATGTTCTGACCGGCAGTTTCTTTGAAAATTGTGCGGTCAAGACATCGGGTATGAGCGACCATCTGATCGAACATTTCGACAATCACGTTTTCATCGTGCGCTATTACGAAAACGAGCATGTCTGCAACGCCGATTTTGCGTCGCCCGATCTGGTGACGCGTTTGATTGAAACCGATGGTGTGGACGAAGACCTGATTGCTGCCGTGGTCCGCCGCAATGGGGGCAACCGGGTTGATATGGATGCGCCCAAGGACATGCTGGCACAGGGGCATTTGTCCTTTGCCTTTGTCATTGGCGGGCAGGGGCCGGAAGCCTATGGCATGCCGGAAATGTTTTCGCCGTCCCAGAACCTTCGCCATCATCGCATCCTTGAAGCATCCAGTATGCTGATTACCGATGGCCGTTATTCGGGCGTGACCAAGGGGGCCTGTATTGGTCATATGGTCCCGGAAGCATTTTCTGGCGGTGGTATCGGTCATTTGCGCGATGGCGATGTGCTGCGCCTTGATCTGACGAAAAATATGCTTGATTGGCTTGATCGTGACGCGTTCCTTGCCGGGACCGAAACCGCCGGAAGCCCTATTGATCTGGCGGATCGTGCACCGTTATTTGCCGAACGGCAAAAACGCATGGTCGCCCGTCAATACGATATCGCGGCCAGTAACGTGATGGATCATGTATCGAACGCGGCACGCGGGATTGTGCCCGGTGTGGTGGACCGCCGTGCGGTCAATCCGTGGCGAAACTGA
- the xylF gene encoding D-xylose ABC transporter substrate-binding protein: MKKLLSSVALAGAVLFSANAFADDLIVGVSWSNFQEERWKTDEAAIVKALEAAGAEYISADAQSSPSKQLSDIESLISRGADALIVLAQDSSSIGAAVTQAINEGIPVVGYDRLIEDPNAYYITFNNKEVGRLQAEAVFAEQPKGNYVFIKGAPTDPNANILHEGQLEILQAAIDSGDIKVVGEAYTDSWQPAIAQRNMEQFLTAADNKVDAVVASNDGTAGGVVAALSAQGMQGIPVSGQDGDHAALNRVALGTQTVSVWKDARLLGQRAAEIAVELAKGAKLGDVEGTQDWNSPNGVTMKSYFLDPVAITQNKLDLVIDAGWVSKDVVCKGVESGKVAACN; this comes from the coding sequence ATGAAAAAACTCCTCTCCTCGGTCGCACTGGCCGGTGCCGTGCTGTTTTCCGCCAATGCCTTTGCTGACGATCTGATCGTTGGCGTCAGCTGGTCGAACTTCCAGGAAGAACGCTGGAAAACCGACGAAGCCGCCATTGTGAAGGCACTGGAAGCAGCCGGCGCAGAATATATCAGCGCAGATGCCCAAAGCTCTCCGTCCAAACAGCTTTCCGATATCGAAAGCCTGATTTCGCGTGGCGCAGATGCCCTTATCGTTCTGGCACAGGATTCCTCATCCATTGGTGCTGCAGTCACACAGGCGATCAATGAAGGCATTCCGGTGGTTGGCTACGACCGCCTGATCGAAGACCCGAACGCCTATTACATTACGTTCAACAACAAGGAAGTCGGCCGTCTTCAGGCCGAAGCCGTGTTTGCCGAACAGCCGAAAGGCAATTACGTCTTCATCAAAGGCGCACCGACCGACCCGAACGCCAATATCCTGCATGAAGGCCAGCTTGAAATCCTTCAGGCCGCTATCGATAGCGGCGACATCAAAGTCGTCGGCGAAGCTTATACCGATAGCTGGCAGCCCGCCATCGCCCAGCGCAACATGGAACAGTTCCTGACCGCTGCCGATAACAAGGTTGATGCCGTTGTCGCCTCGAACGATGGCACTGCTGGCGGCGTGGTTGCCGCCCTCTCGGCACAGGGCATGCAGGGCATCCCGGTTTCCGGTCAGGATGGTGATCACGCCGCACTTAACCGTGTTGCTCTTGGCACCCAGACGGTTTCGGTCTGGAAAGATGCCCGCCTTCTGGGACAGCGCGCAGCCGAAATCGCGGTTGAGCTGGCAAAAGGTGCAAAACTTGGCGATGTCGAAGGCACTCAGGACTGGAACAGCCCGAACGGCGTCACCATGAAATCCTACTTCCTTGATCCGGTGGCGATAACCCAGAACAAGCTTGATCTTGTGATTGATGCAGGCTGGGTATCGAAAGACGTCGTCTGCAAAGGGGTTGAAAGCGGCAAGGTCGCTGCCTGTAACTAG